One genomic window of Haliotis asinina isolate JCU_RB_2024 chromosome 4, JCU_Hal_asi_v2, whole genome shotgun sequence includes the following:
- the LOC137281092 gene encoding uncharacterized protein has product MTDLEDKALETAPFKPSCWYRKVDDTFVVLQREQDPIQLLAHLNEIHPRIKFTIETEHNNQLPFLDVLVSRTSCNQLQTSVYRQPAHTDQYIHYKSNHPPKVKTGVISTLTRRAKNICSTNLHEEIEHLRKVFVECNHYPPEIVNRTIDATLSTPTKRPKPESAPIKISIPYVGKISHQISRLLKQQANIDTSFSASPSLNNLLNANGRKQPTVNSNNPKCVIYKINCDCGQSYIGETSRPIKTRVKEHRTSVTNSDSKSAISDHIKENPNHQIEWSDITILANNQTDFTKRKLTEAIHIKRHKPTINRDQGYFIPSAYDALLYQAQSIV; this is encoded by the coding sequence ATGACCGACCTTGAAGATAAAGCTCTAGAAACAGCACCCTTCAAACCCTCCTGCTGGTACCGCAAAGTGGATGACACCTTCGTTGTCCTTCAACGTGAGCAAGATCCCATTCAGCTTCTCGCCCATCTCAACGAAATACATCCCCGCATCAAATTCACCATTGAAACAGAGCACAACAACCAACTACCTTTCCTCGATGTCCTTGTATCCCGCACCTCCTGTAACCAACTTCAGACCTCTGTGTACAGACAACCTGCCCATACGGATCAATACATCCACTACAAGTCCAACCATCCCCCCAAAGTCAAGACCGGCGTCATCTCTACATTGACCAGAAGAGCCAAAAACATCTGCTCAACCAATCTACATGAAGAAATTGAACACCTGAGGAAAGTCTTTGTAGAATGTAACCACTACCCGCCAGAAATAGTCAACCGAACCATTGATGCCACACTGTCAACTCCTACCAAAAGACCTAAACCAGAATCAGCCCCAATCAAGATATCCATTCCCTACGTTGGTAAAATATCGCATCAGATCAGCCGGCTCTTGAAACAACAAGCTAACATTGACACATCCTTCTCAGCATCCCCTAGCCTCAACAACCTCCTCAATGCCAACGGAAGAAAACAACCCACTGTCAACAGCAACAACCCGAAATGTGTTATATATAAAATTAACTGTGATTGTGGTCAAAGCTACATTGGTGAAACATCACGACCCATCAAAACCCGAGTCAAAGAACATCGCACCTCTGTTACTAACTCGGACAGCAAATCAGCCATCTCGGACCACATCAAAGAAAACCCTAATCATCAAATAGAGTGGTCTGACATCACAATCCTAGCCAACAACCAAACGGACTTCACCAAACGCAAACTCACCgaagccattcacatcaaaCGCCACAAGCCCaccatcaaccgtgaccaaggatacTTCATTCCATCTGCTTATGATGCACTCCTCTACCAAGCCCAATCtattgtataa
- the LOC137281093 gene encoding uncharacterized protein has translation MTIEKCKPIQSVAAKTILHQASRKLLTDRIRHHRKVKATSMSAINDIHSSLSSTLDPELFSSLRTAQTIANNKLDTLTKTGHIKKLLQLTTSATKRKKTTSPDVHNTVVNLSKKQLTNQQVSALAKGLKFAPTPPKINSDIFVANIEKGLQQLAPGGKIDFIRHKITSILHKAQPQKPNITPAEKQAIKQLKQDPEIVIAPADKGRATVILDKDHVHSMVDNLLDDTSTYRKMKRDPTAKLNRQHKAMLKTLHDKYELSTDLYRKLTVSHPQPPYVRATVKIHKNPVKTRLLVCSRDTVFYSTAQHLTQVVSPLGKSANSFISDSTDFCTKIRDITNPGPMISYDVVDLFTNVPREEALRALRHRSDNLQPPLNTSLSTDSSASPLPASTPPISPGVMPSMSRPMDYLWAPHYPPS, from the coding sequence ATGACAATAGAGAAATGTAAGCCAATCCAGTCTGTAGCAGCTAAAACCATCCTTCACCAGGCGTCCAGAAAACTCCTCACTGACCGCATCCGGCACCATCGTAAAGTCAAGGCCACATCTATGTCCGCCATCAATGACATCCACTCCTCTCTCAGCTCCACCCTCGACCCTGAACTCTTCTCATCCTTACGGACTGCCCAAACCATCGCCAACAACAAACTAGATACCTTAACCAAGACAGGACACATCAAGAAGCTACTACAACTCACCACCTCAGCAACCAAACGGAAGAAGACCACAAGCCCAGATGTCCACAACACAGTCGTCAACCTCAGCAAGAAGCAACTCACCAACCAACAGGTCAGTGCCCTTGCCAAAGGTCTCAAGTTTGCCCCCACACCACCCAAAATCAATTCGGATATCTTTGTCGCCAACATTGAGAAAGGCCTCCAACAGCTTGCACCCGGTGGAAAGATTGACTTCATCAGACACAAGATCACCAGCATTCTCCACAAAGCCCAACCTCAAAAACCCAATATCACACCAGCTGAGAAACAAGCcattaaacaactaaaacaGGATCCAGAGATTGTCATCGCCCCAGCTGACAAGGGCAGAGCCACTGTAATCTTAGATAAAGACCACGTCCACTCCATGGTGGACAACCTCCTAGATGACACCTCAACCTACAGGAAGATGAAGAGGGATCCCACTGCCAAGCTTAATCGCCAGCACAAGGCTATGTTAAAGACGCTCCACGATAAATATGAACTCTCAACTGATCTGTATCGCAAACTGACAGTATCTCACCCCCAGCCACCTTATGTCAGAGCCACAGTCAAAATCCACAAGAACCCCGTCAAAACTCGTCTACTAGTCTGTTCCCGTGACACCGTATTCTATAGTACCGCCCAGCACCTTACCCAAGTAGTCTCCCCACTAGGTAAATCTGCCAACTCCTTCATCAGCGACTCAACCGACTTCTGTACCAAGATCCGTGACATCACCAACCCAGGTCCCATGATCAGTTATGACGTTGTGGATCTATTCACCAATGTACCTCGTGAAGAAGCTCTCCGGGCACTACGCCACAGAAGTGACAATCTTCAACCACCCCTCAACACCAGCCTCTCTACCGACTCATCAGCCTCACCTCTGCCTGCATCAACTCCACCTATTTCACCTGGGGTGATGCCATCTATGAGCAGGCCCATGGACTACCTATGGGCTCCCCACTATCCCCCATCCTGA